One window of Candidatus Binatia bacterium genomic DNA carries:
- a CDS encoding (Fe-S)-binding protein, whose translation VREAPRKLLKQIPGLELVELSDSDTCCGSAGSYNLTEPEMAQRLEERKVANIRATGATCVAAANPGCVLQIRAGLRRAGLDIPVVHPIELLDQAYRRRSP comes from the coding sequence GTGCGTGAGGCACCGCGGAAGTTGCTGAAACAGATACCGGGGCTTGAGCTGGTGGAGTTGTCCGACTCCGACACCTGCTGTGGCAGCGCCGGCAGCTACAATCTCACCGAGCCCGAGATGGCGCAGCGCCTGGAGGAGCGCAAGGTCGCCAACATCCGCGCCACAGGCGCCACCTGTGTCGCGGCCGCCAATCCGGGGTGCGTGTTGCAGATCCGAGCCGGCCTGCGCCGCGCCGGGCTCGACATTCCGGTCGTGCACCCCATCGAGTTGCTCGACCAGGCGTACCGGCGGCGCAGCCCCTGA